The following are from one region of the Vicugna pacos chromosome 9, VicPac4, whole genome shotgun sequence genome:
- the UBA2 gene encoding SUMO-activating enzyme subunit 2 has translation MALSRGLPRELAEAVAGGRVLVVGAGGIGCELLKNLVLTGFSHIDLIDLDTIDVSNLNRQFLFQKKHVGRSKAQVAKESVLQFYPKANIIAYHDSIMNPDYNVEFFRQFILVMNALDNRAARNHVNRMCLAADVPLIESGTAGYLGQVTTIKKGVTECYECHPKPTQRTFPGCTIRNTPSEPIHCIVWAKYLFNQLFGEEDADQEVSPDRADPEASWEPMEAEARARASNEDGDIKRISTKEWAKSTGYDPVKLFTKLFKDDIRYLLTMDKLWRKRKPPVPLDWAEVQSQGEETNASDQQNEPQLGLKDQQVLDVKSYARLFSKSIETLRVHLAEKGDGAELIWDKDDPSAMDFVTSAANLRMHIFSMNMKSRFDIKSMAGNIIPAIATTNAVIAGLIVLEGLKILSGKIDQCRTIFLNKQPNPRKKLLVPCALDPPNPNCYVCASKPEVTVRLNVHKVTVLTLQDKIVKEKFAMVAPDVQIEDGKGTILISSEEGETEANNHKKLSEFGIRNGSRLQADDFLQDYTLLINILHSEDLGKDVEFEVVGDAPEKVGPKQAEDAAKSITNGSDDGAQPSTSTAQEQDDVLIVDSDEEGPSNNADISEEERSRKRKLDEKENVSAKRSRTEQTEELDDVIALD, from the exons ATGGCACTGTCGCGGGGGCTACCCCGGGAACTGGCCGAGGCCGTGGCCGGGGGCCGGGTCCTGGTGGTGGGCGCGGGGGGCATCGGCTGCGAGCTCCTCAAGAACCTCGTGCTCACTGGTTTCTCCCACATCGACCTG ATTGATCTGGATACTATTGATGTCAGCAACCTCAACAGGCAGTTTTTGTTTCAAAAGAAACATGTTGGAAGATCAAAGGCCCAG gTTGCCAAAGAAAGTGTACTGCAGTTTTATCCGAAAGCTAATATCATAGCCTACCATGACAGCATCATGAA cCCTGACTATAATGTGGAATTTTTTCGACAATTTATATTGGTTATGAATGCTTTAGATAACAGAG CTGCCCGCAACCACGTTAATAGAATGTGTCTAGCCGCTGATGTCCCTCTTATTGAGAGTGGAACTGCTGGTTATCTTGGGCAGGTAACCACTATCAAAAAG GGTGTGACTGAATGTTATGAATGTCATCCCAAACCAACCCAGAGAACTTTTCCTGGCTGTACAATTCGTAACACACCTTCAGAACCTATTCATTGCATCGTTTGGGCAAAATATTTGTTCAA CCAGTTGTTTGGGGAAGAAGATGCTGATCAAGAAGTGTCTCCTGACAGAGCTGACCCTGAAGCTTCCT GGGAACCAATGGAAGCTGAAGCCAGAGCCAGAGCATCTAATGAAGATGGTGACATTAAGCGTATTTCCACTAAAGAATGGGCTAAATCAACTGGATATGATCCAGTTAAACTTTTTACCAAG ctttttaaagatGATATCAGGTATCTGTTGACAATGGACAAACTATGGCGGAAGAGGAAACCTCCAGTTCCGTTGGACTGGGCTGAAGTTCAGAGTCAAG gggaAGAAACCAATGCATCAGATCAACAAAACGAGCCCCAGTTAGGTCTGAAAGACCAGCAAGTTCTAGATGTAAAGAGCTATGCACGTCTTTTTTCAAAGAGCATTGAGACTTTGAGAGTGCATTTAGCAGAAAAGGGGGATGGAGCTGAGCTCATATGGGACAAG GATGACCCATCTGCAATGGATTTTGTCACCTCTGCTGCAAACCTCAGGATGCATATTTTCAGTATGAATATGAAGAGCAGATTTGATATCAAAT caaTGGCAGGGAACATTATTCCTGCTATCGCTACTACTAATGCAGTGATTGCTGGGTTGATAGTATTGGAAGGATTGAAGATTTTATCAGGAAAAATAGACCAGTGTAGAACA attTTTTTGAATAAACAGCCAAATCCAAGAAAGAAGCTCCTTGTGCCTTGTGCACTGGATCCTCCCAACCCTAACTGTTACGTATGTGCCAGCAAGCCAGAGGTGACTGTGCGACTGAACGTCCATAAAGTGACCGTTCTCACGTTACAAGATAAG atagtgaaagaaaaatttgcTATGGTAGCACCAGATGTCCAAATTGAAGATGGAAAAGGAACAATCCTAATATCTTCAGAAGAGGGAGAGACGGAAG CCAATAATCACAAGAAATTATCAGAATTCGGAATTAGAAATGGGAGCCGACTTCAAGCAGATGACTTCCTTCAGGACTACACTTTATTGATCAACATCCTTCATAG TGAAGACCTaggaaaggatgttgaatttgaAGTTGTTGGTGATGCCCCCGAAAAAGTGGGGCCCAAACAAGCTGAAGATGCTGCCAAAAGCATAACCAATGGCAGTGATGACGGAGCTCAGCCTTCCACTTCCACAG CACAAGAGCAAGATGATGTGCTCATAGTTGATTCAGATGAAGAAGGTCCTTCAAACAATGCTGACATCAGTGAAGAAGAAAGAAGTCGCAAGAGGAAATTAGATGAGAAAGAGAATGTCAGTGCAAAAAGGTCACGCACAGAGCAGACAGAAGAGCTTGATGATGTTATAGCATTAGATTGA